From Aliarcobacter butzleri, the proteins below share one genomic window:
- a CDS encoding DUF4878 domain-containing protein yields MKNFIKITFLSLVSLILFSGCFEETAADATENFFYSVKEGNVEDYHKYSTESTQDIMNISFAKCTKDLSDCMKDSFQKFTKFKVVDSLEIDPTTTVVTVEEYTTDGKIIREKIHVSKIEEQWKVNLSLKSFYSR; encoded by the coding sequence ATGAAAAATTTTATAAAAATAACTTTTTTAAGTCTAGTAAGTTTAATTCTTTTTAGCGGTTGTTTTGAAGAAACAGCAGCTGATGCAACTGAAAACTTTTTTTATTCTGTAAAAGAGGGTAATGTAGAGGATTATCATAAATATTCTACAGAATCAACTCAAGATATTATGAATATATCTTTTGCAAAATGTACTAAAGATTTATCAGATTGTATGAAAGATAGTTTTCAAAAGTTTACAAAATTTAAAGTTGTAGATAGTTTAGAAATTGATCCAACAACAACAGTTGTAACAGTAGAAGAATACACTACCGATGGAAAGATTATAAGAGAAAAAATTCATGTAAGTAAAATAGAAGAGCAATGGAAAGTAAATTTAAGTCTAAAGTCTTTTTATAGCAGATAA
- a CDS encoding AI-2E family transporter, with translation MENLKNDTNFAKAFYFFAFMFLVIYSFNSLSSILTPIAIAFFIWFLINALANEIKKIPFIKQKILNIIAIPLSLFIIIYFMIKVGAFITSSMIELSSIVSQLDSKINIVIEKISIMTSIDLKDPLEKFFQEFNLSSALNKIFTAFSSIFSNLVQIFLYVLFLLIDQQFFNQKLNALFSKEENRQKAEHILTSVSKGVRTYILITTIVSLVTGFLTFIICQYFSLQGAILWGFIAFILNFIPTIGSIIAVLIPTIFALIQFTDYSDIVGLFTALVIIQFVVGNIIYPKLMGNKLNISQFVVILSLVIWGAMWGTIGMFLAVPIMMILLIILSQFESTKTLAILLSEDGKIFDKKEDILKKLL, from the coding sequence TTGGAAAACTTAAAAAATGATACAAATTTCGCAAAAGCATTCTACTTTTTTGCTTTTATGTTTTTGGTGATTTACTCTTTTAACAGTTTAAGTAGTATTTTAACTCCTATTGCAATAGCGTTTTTTATTTGGTTTTTGATAAATGCTTTAGCAAATGAGATAAAAAAGATTCCTTTTATAAAACAAAAGATATTAAATATAATTGCAATTCCTTTGTCTTTATTTATAATCATCTATTTTATGATTAAAGTTGGAGCATTTATAACTTCAAGTATGATAGAGTTGAGTTCTATTGTTTCTCAACTTGATTCAAAAATAAATATAGTTATTGAAAAAATATCAATAATGACTTCTATTGATTTAAAAGATCCATTAGAAAAGTTTTTTCAAGAGTTTAATTTATCAAGTGCTTTAAATAAAATTTTTACAGCTTTTAGTTCGATTTTTAGTAACTTAGTACAAATATTTTTATATGTGTTATTTTTACTTATTGACCAACAGTTTTTTAATCAAAAACTAAATGCACTTTTTAGTAAAGAGGAAAATAGACAAAAAGCAGAACATATCTTAACTTCTGTTTCAAAAGGTGTTAGAACTTATATTTTAATTACAACAATAGTGAGTTTAGTAACAGGATTTTTAACTTTTATAATTTGTCAATATTTCTCTTTGCAAGGTGCTATATTATGGGGGTTTATTGCTTTTATTTTAAATTTTATTCCAACTATTGGAAGTATAATTGCAGTTTTAATCCCTACAATATTTGCTTTAATTCAATTTACAGATTATTCTGATATAGTAGGATTATTTACAGCTTTAGTTATTATCCAATTTGTAGTAGGAAATATAATTTATCCAAAACTTATGGGAAATAAATTAAATATATCTCAATTTGTAGTGATTTTATCTTTAGTTATTTGGGGAGCAATGTGGGGAACAATTGGTATGTTCTTAGCTGTTCCAATAATGATGATTTTACTAATTATTCTTTCTCAATTTGAAAGTACAAAAACTTTGGCTATTTTACTATCAGAAGATGGAAAAATATTTGATAAAAAAGAAGATATTTTAAAAAAGTTATTATAA
- a CDS encoding ATP-binding protein, translated as MNSTFDYEKLKLFYIGKEKIDDNFVPLVYKNKDLLTHAAIIGMTGSGKTGLGISLLEEAAIDNIPSIIIDPKGDMTNLLLTFPSLQGSDFEPWIEEQDASNNGLSVKEFAQNTANLWKNGLERDFQNASRIEKLKNCADFTIYTPGSDAGVQISILSSFKAPNKEVIEDNDLLVSLVNSTVSSILSLIEEKSDTTSKESILISSIFMNYFKENKDLTLEELITLIVTPPFSKIGVFDLETFFAQSERLKLALKLNNIIANPSFKTWIEGETLDISNLLYDETGKAKVSIFSIAHLNDSQRMFFVSLLLNQMVSWMRRQEGTTSLKALLYMDEIFGYFPPNSNPPSKQPMLTLLKQARSFGIGIILSTQNPVDIDYKGLANIGTWFIGRLQTKQDKEKVIDGLSSANEGNLNKDEVMNLISNLEKRNFILKNINEDGIKIFETRWALSYLKGPISKDGIKKLMSEKKKQNIPTQKIENENQTTQINIEKGIPKPIITSNLTEKYLYSSQNSAYYLQPYLICSCDVHYIDAPKNIDFEEKISYKIYLDENMKNIDFEEKEELGNNSFEEKEKPNSFYYELPSFVQKEKDLKVIEKDFMDYIYRSSKLTLYKNEFLKITSKQTESLNDFKIRLQDRLNEKIDFEVEKLKIKFVKENDSIEAKLSKLYEKLQKEEIQATSTTTDTIISIGTSLLGAFFGNSVINKTNIGKVATSAKGASKILKERNDVKQVENEILELQQQKEALKTLLENEIEKINLANQSSNFPIEEIFIKPKRSDIYNTKLALLWQEQ; from the coding sequence ATGAATAGTACTTTTGATTATGAAAAATTAAAACTTTTTTATATCGGAAAAGAGAAAATTGATGATAATTTTGTTCCTTTAGTTTATAAAAACAAAGATTTATTAACTCATGCGGCAATTATAGGAATGACTGGAAGTGGAAAAACTGGTCTTGGAATTTCACTACTTGAAGAAGCAGCAATTGATAATATTCCATCAATTATAATTGACCCAAAAGGTGATATGACAAACCTACTTTTAACATTTCCTTCTTTACAAGGAAGTGATTTTGAGCCTTGGATAGAAGAACAAGATGCTTCAAATAATGGTTTATCAGTAAAAGAGTTTGCACAAAATACTGCAAATTTATGGAAAAATGGATTAGAACGTGATTTTCAAAATGCAAGTAGAATAGAAAAACTAAAAAATTGCGCTGATTTTACTATTTATACACCAGGAAGTGATGCGGGAGTTCAAATATCAATTTTATCATCATTTAAAGCTCCAAATAAAGAAGTTATTGAAGATAATGATTTACTAGTTTCTTTGGTAAACTCGACTGTTTCTTCAATCTTATCTTTGATTGAAGAAAAAAGTGATACTACTTCAAAAGAGTCTATTTTAATCTCTTCAATTTTTATGAACTATTTTAAAGAAAACAAAGATTTAACTTTAGAAGAGTTAATTACATTGATTGTTACTCCTCCTTTTTCAAAAATTGGAGTTTTTGATTTAGAAACATTTTTTGCTCAAAGTGAAAGACTCAAACTTGCTTTAAAATTAAATAATATTATTGCAAATCCATCTTTTAAAACTTGGATTGAAGGTGAAACTTTAGATATTTCAAATCTACTTTATGATGAAACAGGAAAAGCAAAAGTTTCTATTTTCTCAATAGCTCATCTAAATGATTCTCAACGAATGTTTTTTGTTTCACTATTATTAAATCAAATGGTTTCTTGGATGAGAAGACAAGAGGGAACAACTTCACTAAAAGCCCTACTTTATATGGATGAGATTTTTGGATATTTTCCACCAAACTCAAATCCACCATCAAAACAACCGATGTTAACACTTTTAAAACAAGCTAGAAGTTTTGGAATTGGGATTATTTTATCTACTCAAAATCCAGTTGATATAGACTACAAAGGTTTAGCAAATATTGGAACTTGGTTTATAGGAAGACTTCAAACAAAACAAGATAAAGAAAAAGTAATAGATGGTTTAAGTAGTGCAAATGAAGGAAATCTAAATAAAGATGAAGTTATGAATCTAATATCAAATTTAGAAAAAAGAAACTTTATTCTTAAAAATATAAATGAAGATGGAATTAAAATATTTGAGACAAGATGGGCTTTATCTTATCTAAAAGGTCCAATTTCAAAAGATGGCATAAAAAAACTTATGAGTGAAAAGAAAAAACAAAATATTCCAACTCAAAAAATAGAAAATGAAAACCAAACAACACAAATAAATATAGAAAAAGGTATTCCAAAACCTATAATAACTTCTAATTTAACTGAAAAATACCTATATAGTTCACAAAATAGTGCTTATTATTTACAACCTTATTTGATTTGTTCTTGTGATGTTCATTATATTGATGCACCAAAAAATATTGATTTTGAAGAAAAAATATCATATAAAATATATTTAGATGAAAATATGAAAAATATCGATTTTGAAGAAAAAGAAGAACTAGGAAATAACTCTTTTGAAGAAAAAGAGAAACCAAATTCTTTTTATTATGAGCTACCTAGTTTTGTACAAAAAGAGAAAGATTTAAAAGTAATAGAAAAAGATTTTATGGATTATATTTATAGAAGTTCAAAATTAACTCTATACAAAAATGAATTTTTGAAAATAACTTCAAAACAAACTGAGAGTTTAAATGACTTTAAAATCAGACTTCAAGATAGACTAAATGAAAAAATAGACTTTGAAGTAGAAAAACTAAAAATAAAATTTGTAAAAGAAAATGATTCTATTGAAGCTAAACTTTCAAAACTTTATGAAAAATTGCAAAAGGAAGAAATTCAAGCAACATCGACTACAACAGATACGATTATTTCAATAGGAACTTCTCTTTTAGGAGCTTTTTTTGGAAACTCAGTTATCAATAAAACAAACATTGGAAAAGTTGCAACTAGTGCAAAAGGTGCTTCAAAAATACTAAAAGAAAGAAATGATGTAAAACAAGTTGAAAATGAAATATTAGAACTTCAACAACAAAAAGAGGCTTTAAAAACACTACTTGAAAATGAAATTGAAAAAATCAACTTAGCAAATCAAAGTTCAAATTTTCCTATTGAAGAGATATTTATAAAACCAAAAAGAAGTGATATTTATAATACAAAACTTGCACTTTTATGGCAGGAGCAATAA
- a CDS encoding phenolic acid decarboxylase has product MKWSIGIITIMVMFLGFSGCNNTANTKDEVSLVGKIFEYDYGTAGYRVEYKSDDVLHWKAIKGEETGRESDEAYKMQKLGENVYFVSWVEADGLGANVVLNLKDKKVNAFLKIDREIIPLSGTVTIIK; this is encoded by the coding sequence ATGAAATGGTCGATAGGTATTATCACAATTATGGTTATGTTTTTAGGGTTTAGTGGATGCAACAATACAGCAAATACAAAAGATGAAGTAAGTTTAGTAGGTAAAATCTTTGAATATGATTATGGAACAGCAGGTTATCGTGTAGAGTATAAATCAGATGATGTACTTCACTGGAAAGCTATCAAAGGTGAAGAAACAGGTAGAGAATCTGATGAAGCATATAAAATGCAAAAGCTTGGTGAAAATGTGTATTTTGTATCTTGGGTTGAAGCAGATGGGCTTGGTGCAAATGTTGTTTTAAATCTTAAAGATAAAAAAGTTAATGCTTTTTTGAAAATTGATAGAGAGATTATTCCTCTAAGTGGAACAGTAACTATTATAAAATAG
- a CDS encoding YiiX/YebB-like N1pC/P60 family cysteine hydrolase, whose product MVIRLFALVVIIFVAIYQLDKFMNSDKYKYLDEYAKVSAKLQSGDIIFRKKDDDVLDKSFSVDNLGYSQVGIVVTSGDNAVVFYLKSDENHSFLQAQKVEDFVKSSKKIAVYKYFTDVDKNLILAILEFYKNNHDKLYNTEFINEVFFKLHGENLYTDLQNIDNKEIITVDSIVKNIKLKKRYEINF is encoded by the coding sequence ATGGTAATTAGACTTTTCGCATTAGTAGTTATAATTTTTGTAGCAATTTATCAGTTGGATAAGTTTATGAATTCAGATAAATACAAATATTTAGATGAATATGCAAAAGTATCAGCAAAGCTTCAAAGTGGTGATATTATCTTTAGAAAAAAAGATGATGATGTTCTTGATAAATCTTTTAGTGTTGATAATTTAGGTTATTCTCAAGTAGGAATAGTTGTAACAAGTGGTGATAATGCCGTTGTTTTTTATCTAAAAAGTGATGAAAATCATAGTTTTCTTCAAGCTCAAAAAGTCGAAGATTTTGTAAAGTCTTCAAAAAAAATAGCTGTTTATAAATACTTTACTGATGTTGATAAAAATCTTATTTTGGCTATTCTTGAATTTTATAAAAATAACCATGATAAGCTATATAATACAGAATTTATTAATGAAGTTTTTTTTAAACTACATGGTGAAAATTTATATACAGATTTACAAAATATAGATAATAAAGAGATTATTACAGTAGATAGTATAGTCAAAAATATTAAATTGAAAAAAAGATATGAGATCAATTTTTAA
- a CDS encoding DUF4272 domain-containing protein: MDNKNFNEENNLKIHRGESKQKDNIEAIMESENRKQQSIDILKKSNIPYIEHLPRIESSFDIKPRTIEEIARRALACLMAIQVACDINTNSEVEHSRQAFKERLKIYSVENELTEAEKVIFDGVPTQQEAINMAWKYEAYWVLIWALGFVDELEYPSDICDCQYAINVVISCKDLNEFLQEAKLRNIHEILDEADLIYRYNWACVNARLKNEEAPEDLNSSVVYERHWALNWLIGKETHNDEWDFVSTDT, translated from the coding sequence ATGGATAATAAAAATTTTAATGAAGAAAATAACTTAAAAATACATCGTGGAGAATCTAAACAAAAAGATAATATTGAAGCTATTATGGAAAGTGAAAATAGAAAACAACAATCTATTGATATACTAAAAAAATCAAATATTCCTTATATTGAACACTTACCACGAATTGAAAGCTCATTTGATATTAAACCAAGAACTATAGAAGAGATTGCCCGTCGAGCACTTGCTTGTCTAATGGCAATACAAGTTGCTTGTGATATAAACACAAATAGTGAAGTTGAACATTCACGTCAAGCTTTCAAAGAAAGATTAAAGATATACAGTGTAGAAAATGAACTAACTGAAGCTGAAAAAGTAATTTTCGATGGAGTACCAACACAACAAGAAGCGATAAATATGGCTTGGAAATATGAAGCTTATTGGGTACTTATTTGGGCATTAGGATTTGTAGATGAACTAGAATATCCATCTGATATTTGTGATTGTCAATATGCAATTAATGTTGTAATTTCTTGCAAAGATTTAAACGAATTTCTACAAGAAGCAAAATTAAGAAATATCCACGAAATTCTAGACGAAGCCGATTTGATTTATAGATATAATTGGGCTTGTGTAAATGCACGATTAAAAAATGAAGAAGCACCTGAAGATTTAAATTCTAGCGTAGTTTATGAAAGACATTGGGCATTGAATTGGCTAATTGGAAAAGAGACTCACAATGATGAATGGGACTTTGTTTCAACTGATACATAA
- a CDS encoding hemagglutinin repeat-containing protein — MSKNLYKPIVIFLLSNTLVFGNLINGFYFSNKSNASNLNGKNIYINTDEKLSTNTNVVGSNVIADENLYINTNNLNVKASQDNYTSKNDSESINGSIAFTMYGGGGGTAGLGYGKSNSSSDSFLNNNSQLSGNNVNINVKNDAVFQGANVRANDTLNLNVGNNLVLESLRDEYSSNSKGFNVNAGIGFGSGGKEGHRTPSLDVGKQSSTNAGFSVNNGVTQNKQTVLSSITGDKVNVNVGNNTHLKGSVIASGDYDKNGNFVDNKNLNLTTKTLTSENIYDKDKNKSFNLSVGVDNSKKEAQGKMELGLNSSNKEQINYATIGEGTITTNSDIKDVNRDVNKSQVITKDESKNIDIYLSNTSINKALDPNQTIAKWTQDAKDLGLNVRNEIIQNLPSSMKLDKDGNGNIFDKTIGKALDATTDYGLGIIPTVGNAGGYVTQIATQFFGDNRGIIKTANKQDLLNMGINPEDIYPTEDGKYVTDPNKTVVILKDEEAIKKEQKLSDFNDSKIYLTQEQASKITHMFTNGIMNDTKDSFENSKEQTGNTSVIFINYNQTHGLLGDLMESGQDKIFVNTLGQSYLLTGSARQTSDYLVNLAQATNGNLIVDAHSQGSLLTYAAMLNAKSDLQNILKDKKDTTLKVGFYGSPVNSDDSSSLVRQLYLNSSVYTNTDIKVSDYFRSSVNPGDPVGSISIFLGGNGAGINSSSKSEGESFYVWFERGAKTMFKGKNPEDLKNSSPHSGYVCVIGCGDSMVTPDTKYYINLDGKEIKLENFYIERNLNKDFAKYPQKGK, encoded by the coding sequence TTGAGTAAAAACCTATATAAACCAATAGTCATATTTTTATTATCAAATACTTTGGTATTTGGTAATTTAATAAATGGTTTTTACTTTTCTAATAAATCAAACGCATCAAACCTAAACGGAAAAAATATCTATATAAATACAGATGAGAAATTGAGTACAAATACAAATGTAGTAGGTTCAAATGTAATAGCAGATGAGAATTTGTATATAAATACAAATAACCTAAATGTAAAAGCAAGCCAAGATAACTATACAAGTAAAAATGATAGCGAAAGTATAAATGGAAGTATAGCATTTACAATGTATGGAGGCGGAGGTGGAACCGCAGGATTAGGATATGGAAAAAGTAACTCTTCAAGTGATAGCTTTTTAAATAATAACTCTCAATTAAGTGGAAATAATGTAAATATAAATGTAAAAAATGATGCAGTGTTCCAAGGAGCAAATGTAAGAGCAAATGATACATTGAACTTAAATGTAGGAAATAACCTAGTATTAGAATCTTTAAGAGATGAATACTCTTCAAACTCAAAAGGGTTTAATGTAAACGCTGGAATAGGATTTGGAAGTGGAGGAAAAGAAGGACATAGAACACCAAGCCTTGATGTAGGAAAACAATCTTCGACAAACGCAGGATTTTCAGTAAATAATGGTGTTACTCAAAATAAACAAACAGTTTTAAGCTCCATAACAGGAGATAAGGTAAATGTAAATGTAGGAAATAATACGCACTTAAAAGGTTCAGTAATAGCAAGTGGAGACTATGATAAGAATGGAAACTTTGTAGATAATAAAAATCTAAACCTAACAACAAAAACATTGACAAGTGAAAATATCTATGATAAAGATAAAAATAAATCTTTTAACCTAAGTGTAGGTGTTGATAATTCAAAAAAAGAGGCACAAGGGAAAATGGAACTTGGATTAAATAGCTCAAATAAAGAGCAAATAAATTATGCAACAATAGGAGAAGGAACTATAACTACAAATAGTGATATAAAAGATGTAAATAGAGATGTAAATAAATCACAAGTTATCACAAAAGATGAGAGTAAAAATATAGATATATACCTAAGTAATACCTCAATAAATAAAGCATTAGACCCAAACCAAACAATAGCTAAATGGACACAAGATGCAAAAGATTTAGGATTGAATGTAAGAAATGAAATAATACAAAATCTTCCATCATCAATGAAACTAGATAAAGATGGAAATGGAAATATATTTGATAAAACAATAGGTAAAGCTTTAGATGCAACAACAGATTATGGGTTGGGAATAATACCAACAGTTGGAAATGCTGGTGGATATGTAACACAAATAGCTACTCAATTTTTTGGTGATAATAGAGGAATAATAAAAACAGCAAATAAACAAGATTTATTAAATATGGGAATAAATCCAGAAGATATATACCCAACCGAAGATGGAAAATATGTAACAGATCCGAATAAAACAGTTGTTATTCTAAAAGATGAAGAAGCAATAAAGAAAGAACAAAAATTAAGTGATTTTAATGATAGTAAAATATACTTAACTCAAGAACAAGCTAGTAAAATAACTCATATGTTTACAAATGGGATAATGAATGATACAAAAGATTCATTTGAAAACTCAAAAGAACAGACAGGAAATACAAGTGTAATATTTATAAATTATAATCAAACTCATGGACTCTTAGGAGATTTAATGGAAAGTGGACAAGATAAAATTTTTGTAAATACATTAGGACAAAGTTATTTGTTAACAGGAAGTGCAAGACAAACATCAGATTATTTGGTAAATTTGGCACAAGCAACAAATGGTAATCTAATAGTAGATGCGCATTCACAAGGTTCATTACTAACTTATGCAGCAATGTTAAATGCAAAATCTGATTTACAAAATATATTAAAAGATAAAAAAGATACAACATTAAAAGTAGGGTTTTATGGTTCTCCTGTAAATAGTGATGATTCATCAAGTTTAGTTAGACAACTATATTTAAATTCATCTGTGTACACAAATACTGATATAAAAGTATCAGATTACTTCCGTTCATCAGTAAATCCAGGAGATCCAGTAGGTTCAATTAGTATTTTTTTAGGTGGAAATGGAGCAGGGATAAATAGCTCAAGTAAGAGTGAAGGAGAGAGTTTTTATGTTTGGTTTGAAAGAGGAGCAAAAACAATGTTTAAAGGAAAAAATCCAGAAGATTTAAAAAACTCATCACCACACTCAGGATATGTTTGTGTAATAGGTTGTGGGGATAGTATGGTTACGCCAGATACTAAGTATTATATAAATTTGGATGGTAAAGAAATAAAACTAGAAAACTTTTATATAGAAAGAAACCTAAATAAAGACTTTGCAAAATATCCACAAAAAGGGAAATAA
- the uvrA gene encoding excinuclease ABC subunit UvrA gives MNDTIKIFNAKENNLKNINLEIPKNQLIVFTGLSGSGKSTLAFDTLYAEGQRRYIESLSSYARQFLDKVGKPDVERIEGLTPAIAIDQKTTSKNPRSTVGTITEVYDYFRLLFARIGKQHCHQCGKPISQMSASDVINQVLTLPEESKIVILAPLVNRKKGTFADLLESLRNKGYVRAMIDGVMVRLDEDIELAKTQMHTIKVVIDRVTVKEENKDRIAQDVEKGLKESFGELEVEIANFEEVGTEKLIHYSEHMACFDCKISFEPLEPLSFSFNSPKGACPACDGLGIRYTLDMKKVIDEDLTIEDGAIKIIYGFNKGFYFKMLIAFCEQNDINIKIPFGDLEEHQKKAILHGTVDEVTFFWKKHKLSRKWDGIIKLAYDMIKDEKEMSEYMTEKRCDTCNGNRLKPSSLSVFVANRTIPDILNIPIEDAHAFFQDEKNFAYLNEQNRMIATPILKEIRERIYFLYDVGLGYITLGRDARTISGGEAQRIRVASQIGSGLTGVMYVLDEPSIGLHERDTNKLIKTLRALQEKGNTVIVVEHDKETIQAADFIVDIGPKAGKFGGEIVFAGTLKQMNKAKTLTAQYVTGAKKIDYVHNRPQEEFIEIKNVNINNIKNLDVQIPLKNLVSITGVSGSGKSSLILQTLLPVAKELLNRAKKVKKVDGVEIEGLEKLDKVIYLDQSPIGRTPRSNPATYTGLMDDIRDLFAKTKEAMLRGYKIGRFSFNVKGGRCEKCQGEGEIKIEMHFLPDIMVKCDACQGHRYNAQTLEIMYRGKNISDVLNMSVDEALEFFAKVPKLYAKLQTLSDVGLGYITLGQNAITLSGGEAQRIKLSKELSKKDTGNTLYVLDEPTTGLHFADVDRLTKVLHHLVELGNSVLVIEHNLDVIKNSDWVIDIGPEGGSKGGKVVDIGTPEFLAKNHKKSGSYTGYYLDKEINN, from the coding sequence ATGAACGATACAATAAAAATTTTTAATGCTAAAGAGAATAATTTAAAAAATATAAATCTTGAAATTCCAAAAAATCAACTTATAGTTTTTACAGGACTTAGTGGAAGTGGAAAATCAACACTAGCTTTTGATACACTTTATGCAGAAGGACAAAGAAGATATATCGAGTCTTTATCATCTTATGCGAGACAATTTTTAGATAAGGTTGGAAAACCTGATGTTGAAAGAATAGAAGGTTTAACTCCTGCAATTGCCATTGATCAAAAAACAACATCAAAAAATCCTCGTTCAACAGTTGGAACAATAACTGAAGTTTACGACTATTTTAGACTTTTATTTGCAAGAATTGGAAAACAACATTGCCATCAATGTGGAAAACCTATCTCTCAAATGAGTGCTAGTGATGTTATAAATCAAGTTCTAACACTTCCTGAAGAGTCAAAAATAGTAATTCTTGCTCCTTTAGTAAATAGAAAAAAAGGAACATTTGCTGACCTTTTAGAAAGCCTTAGAAATAAAGGTTATGTAAGAGCAATGATTGATGGTGTTATGGTTAGACTTGATGAAGATATTGAACTAGCAAAAACACAAATGCACACAATCAAAGTAGTAATAGATAGAGTTACAGTAAAAGAAGAAAACAAAGATAGAATTGCTCAAGATGTTGAAAAAGGTCTAAAAGAGAGTTTTGGAGAACTTGAAGTTGAAATAGCAAACTTTGAAGAAGTTGGAACTGAAAAATTAATCCACTACTCTGAACATATGGCTTGTTTTGACTGTAAAATCTCTTTTGAACCTCTTGAACCTTTATCATTTTCATTTAACTCGCCAAAAGGTGCTTGTCCTGCGTGTGATGGATTAGGTATTCGATATACACTTGATATGAAAAAAGTAATAGATGAAGATTTAACTATCGAAGATGGAGCTATCAAAATCATCTATGGATTTAACAAAGGCTTTTATTTTAAAATGCTGATTGCCTTTTGTGAACAAAATGATATAAATATAAAAATTCCTTTTGGTGACTTAGAAGAACATCAAAAAAAAGCTATTTTACATGGAACTGTTGATGAAGTTACATTCTTTTGGAAAAAACATAAATTATCAAGAAAATGGGATGGTATTATAAAACTTGCATACGATATGATAAAAGATGAAAAAGAGATGAGTGAATACATGACTGAAAAGAGATGTGATACTTGTAATGGAAATCGTCTTAAACCATCATCTTTGAGCGTTTTTGTAGCAAATAGAACAATTCCTGATATTTTAAATATTCCTATTGAAGATGCACACGCATTTTTCCAAGATGAGAAAAACTTTGCATATTTAAACGAACAAAATAGGATGATTGCAACACCTATTTTAAAAGAAATTCGTGAAAGAATCTACTTTTTATATGATGTAGGACTTGGATATATAACTTTAGGAAGAGATGCACGAACTATAAGTGGTGGAGAAGCTCAAAGAATAAGAGTTGCTTCGCAAATTGGTTCAGGTCTAACTGGAGTTATGTATGTCCTTGATGAACCATCTATTGGACTTCACGAAAGAGATACAAACAAACTAATCAAAACTTTAAGAGCCTTACAAGAAAAAGGAAACACTGTAATAGTTGTTGAACACGATAAAGAGACTATTCAAGCAGCAGATTTTATTGTTGATATTGGACCAAAAGCAGGTAAATTTGGAGGGGAAATTGTATTTGCTGGAACATTAAAACAGATGAATAAAGCAAAAACTTTAACAGCTCAATATGTAACTGGAGCAAAAAAAATCGATTATGTTCACAACAGACCTCAAGAAGAATTTATAGAGATAAAAAATGTAAACATAAATAATATAAAAAATCTTGATGTTCAAATTCCACTTAAAAATCTTGTTTCAATAACAGGAGTTAGTGGAAGTGGAAAGTCATCTTTAATTTTACAAACTCTACTTCCAGTTGCAAAAGAGCTTTTAAATAGAGCTAAAAAAGTAAAAAAAGTAGATGGTGTTGAGATTGAAGGTTTAGAAAAACTTGATAAAGTAATCTATCTTGACCAAAGCCCAATAGGAAGAACTCCACGAAGTAATCCAGCAACTTATACTGGACTTATGGATGATATTAGAGATCTGTTTGCTAAAACAAAAGAAGCAATGCTTAGAGGTTATAAAATTGGAAGATTCTCTTTTAACGTAAAAGGCGGACGTTGTGAAAAATGTCAAGGAGAAGGTGAAATAAAAATTGAAATGCACTTCTTACCTGATATTATGGTGAAATGTGATGCTTGTCAAGGGCATAGATATAATGCTCAAACTTTAGAGATAATGTATCGAGGTAAAAATATCTCTGATGTTTTAAATATGAGTGTGGATGAAGCTTTAGAATTTTTTGCAAAAGTTCCTAAACTTTATGCAAAGCTACAAACTTTAAGTGATGTTGGACTTGGATATATCACTTTAGGACAAAATGCTATTACACTTTCAGGTGGTGAAGCACAAAGAATAAAACTAAGTAAAGAATTAAGTAAAAAAGATACAGGAAATACTTTATATGTTTTAGATGAACCTACAACTGGACTTCACTTTGCTGATGTTGATAGATTGACAAAAGTTTTACATCATTTAGTTGAACTTGGAAATTCTGTACTTGTGATTGAACATAACCTTGATGTTATCAAAAATTCTGATTGGGTTATTGATATTGGACCTGAAGGTGGAAGTAAAGGTGGAAAAGTTGTTGATATTGGAACACCTGAGTTTTTAGCAAAAAATCACAAAAAATCTGGTTCTTACACTGGATACTATTTGGATAAAGAGATAAATAATTAA